In Planctomycetia bacterium, the genomic window TGCGATTCCTGAGGGTAGGGAATGGCTGACGGCATTTCTCTAGCACGCCGTCGGATACGCACCGCTCGGCATCGGCTCACAGCCTAGTCCACATTAGAGTGATGTTCCACAAGGTCCGCTAAGCTGCCGACGACGCTGTCGCTCCCGTTTACGAAGCGCAAACGATTTAGATGCCGGCGAATGTCAACTTCGTATGGCATGGGGCTTGGGTTCAAAAGCCTGGGTCGTCAAGGCCGATGAGGTATGCACCGTGTAAATGCTTTTCTTACCGAGCGCCAGCGCGCTTGTCGCCAAGGCATACGATCCGTCCGCCAAGCCCTTCGAGCGATCCTCGGCGTTAGCGCAACAGCAGATTATCTCGTACTTCAGCCGCGCCGGTAGGAGCCTCGACGAGTTCGCCTACGGCCCCGCGACATATATTGCCGGTGACGAGAATGTCGCGGCTGCGACCGACGATCCTTACGGCCTGCTGCATTCGCGGCTTCGTACGTCGATCGACGATCGTATTGTTCGCGACGCGGCAGCGGAGGCAGTCTTCCAACTCAATGCCGCGATACAGCGGGTCGAGAATTTGGCAATCGGATACTCCGCAATCTTGGCAGCGAACGAAAGTGATCCCCGCGCCATGCTCTTGGGAGCCCGCGCATAATCGTTGCGTCGCCAAACCGCTGAGCAATACATTCTCGCAATCTTCAAAACGGAATCCATCTTTCGTCGGCTCGGAGTCGAAGCCACGCCACGAGACGGTGTTGGCACCGACGACGATGCTGGCGCAGTTTGCGGCAAATACCGACAGGTCGGCCGAGTCGTAAATCGTGTTGCCGGTGCTGGTGATGCGCGAGGCGTTGCGTAGTTCGACCGCTCGCCATTGGCTGCCGAGCACGTTGCCGGTGATGCTGATGAGATGCGCCGTGTCGGGGGGCCGAGTCGCGGACGAATCGGCCGGCTGCGGTCGCTGCACGTCGGTGCCGACGATGCGAATATTGGCCCCTCCGGTTTGCTTGGTCGCTTGAATCGTGTTGCCGCTGATCGTGACCTCGCTGATCACGCCGTCGACGGCGTCGAACCAAATCTCCGAGCCGCCCGGATGCCGCGATAAGTCGGCCTCCGACGTCTTGCTTCCTCCCGCAGTCGCATTGTTGTATTCAAGATCGTTGCCGACGATCTGCAAGTTGTGAACGTCACCGCCGACGGACTTGATTCCCGCGATCTTATTCCAACTGATATGACAGCCATGCACGATGGTTTGGTGCAGGTTGCAGTGATCGAAGAACAAGCCGATTTCATGGTTGTCGTACAAATGCGAATCCGCCAAGACGAAGTCGCGATTACGCTCCACGAGATGCACCGCGATCCTGCAACGCCGAATCAAGGCTTGCGAAATTACGCACTTCAGCGTCTTGCGAAGTTCGATCCCGACGGCCTCCGGATGCTCGCCGACGATCTCCACTCCGCTGATCGTCGGAAATCGTTCTTGATTCCAGGTGTGAGCCTGCACGCTCGACGGTGAGGCGGTTCCTTGATGATCGCCTTGCACTCGGAGAGCCGGCCCCGGCCCGGCCATCACGATTCGGGAAGTTCCCCCTTCCCCCCGTACCGCGCCGTATCCGCGCTTCGTCAGATCGAGCATTAACGGCTTCGTGATGCGATAGGTACCCTTATTCAGTCGCAAGATGCCGTCGCCGTCGTTCAAGGCGTGCTGCAGGGCGTCCGTATCGTCGGCGACGCCGTCGCCGATCGCACCAAAATCGAACACGTTCGCCATTTCTGCATTCTCCGACAAAGCCGAGGGGCGCCGATGCTCAACGGACGTCGCTCAACGAACCGACGCCGCCGCTTCCGCCGGCGATTCTCGCGGACCGGGTCACGCCGACAGCGGTCTCAAACAAACCATACGTTGGATGAATCGTGATGAACGTCGCTTGTAAGGCTTGTCGAGCTTCCGGCAAAAAACGGCGAATCTCGATGACGTAGCTGCCGGTCTCGCTTGCCGCATCATAAAAAAGAGTGGTCACTTCCGATCGGGATCGTTAGGCATCAGGTCTGGTGACCCGGGTCGGAATGATCAGGTCGGGGGGCGTATCGCTCAGGCGGCATCGTCGGCATGGTGACCGCGCACGACGCGACGTTTGCGATTCTCCGCTGCCTCGCTCCTGGATGCAAGTCGGTCGTCGATGTCCGGCGCGAACCGGGCCGTCGGACACGCAAAAAGAAAGCTGCCATGAATCGACTACCCATCGTGCGAAAAGGTTTTCATGGAACGTCCTTGGGCACCGCTCTCCCCCATGAAAGCGTCGTGCTAAACTTGAATCGCACGCGATCCGGCATAATTGACCGCGAGTTTATTCATGATGCGTTATGCGCAGGCGTTCTGTCTGATTCTAGGTCAAGCGTGCATGCTGATCGTTCCCCTTGTCGCCAGGG contains:
- a CDS encoding right-handed parallel beta-helix repeat-containing protein, which gives rise to MANVFDFGAIGDGVADDTDALQHALNDGDGILRLNKGTYRITKPLMLDLTKRGYGAVRGEGGTSRIVMAGPGPALRVQGDHQGTASPSSVQAHTWNQERFPTISGVEIVGEHPEAVGIELRKTLKCVISQALIRRCRIAVHLVERNRDFVLADSHLYDNHEIGLFFDHCNLHQTIVHGCHISWNKIAGIKSVGGDVHNLQIVGNDLEYNNATAGGSKTSEADLSRHPGGSEIWFDAVDGVISEVTISGNTIQATKQTGGANIRIVGTDVQRPQPADSSATRPPDTAHLISITGNVLGSQWRAVELRNASRITSTGNTIYDSADLSVFAANCASIVVGANTVSWRGFDSEPTKDGFRFEDCENVLLSGLATQRLCAGSQEHGAGITFVRCQDCGVSDCQILDPLYRGIELEDCLRCRVANNTIVDRRTKPRMQQAVRIVGRSRDILVTGNICRGAVGELVEAPTGAAEVRDNLLLR